Proteins co-encoded in one Pelobates fuscus isolate aPelFus1 chromosome 5, aPelFus1.pri, whole genome shotgun sequence genomic window:
- the LOC134612096 gene encoding olfactory receptor 2D3-like: MSNLTNVDGFILNAFSNKMMPNTLYFLLFLLIYLITVFGNILIICVSSIDFHLRTPMYFLLSNLSFMDVCYTSITVPQVMVILFLNPPVISLRACISQLYFFLTLAASESSLLAMMAYDRYVAICSPLRYAAIMNKEACLQMTAGTWLIGCIYGAIHTINTFRLPFCGPKILNHFFCDIPPLLKLSCINTYSNEVTIFAVGGFLMLGCFLLICGSYMNILLSVLKIPKGEGRGKAFSTCISHLIVVLLFYGSGSFMYMRPKSNILADKEWILSIFYTSITPLLNPLIYSLRNKDIQKAIVKQINYKIMHIFR; the protein is encoded by the coding sequence ATGAGCAATCTCACCAATGTCGATGGGTTCATCCTTAATGCCTTTTCAAACAAAATGATGCCAAATACATTGTATTTTCTGTTGTTCCTACTAATTTACCTTATTACAGTGTTTGGAAATATATTGATTATTTGTGTTAGCAGCATTGATTTCCACCTTCGGACGCCCATGTATTTTCTTCTCAGTAATCTTTCTTTCATGGATGTATGTTACACATCTATCACTGTTCCCCAAGTTATGGTTATCCTCTTTTTGAACCCCCCAGTGATTTCTTTACGAGCATGCATAAGTCAACTATATTTCTTCCTTACCTTGGCAGCTTCTGAGTCATCTTTATTGGCTATGATGGCCTATGACAGGTATGTGGCCATTTGTAGTCCTTTGCGATATGCAGCGATTATGAATAAAGAAGCATGTCTCCAAATGACAGCAGGTACTTGGTTAATAGGATGTATTTATGGAGCCATTCACACCATTAATACTTTCAGATTACCATTCTGTGGGCCCAAAATACTAAACCACTTCTTCTGTGACATTCCTCCCTTGTTAAAGCTTTCTTGCATTAATACATACTCCAATGAGGTGACTATTTTTGCTGTTGGTGGCTTCCTTATGCTTGGATGTTTTCTCCTAATCTGTGGGTCTTACATGAATATCCTCTTATCAGTCTTGAAGATCCCAAAAGGAGAGGGAAGAGGAAAAGCATTCTCCACCTGTATATCTCATCTCATTGTTGTCCTGCTCTTTTATGGTAGTGGTAGCTTTATGTACATGCGTCCAAAGTCTAATATTCTGGCTGATAAGGAATGGATTCTCTCAATATTCTATACCAGCATTACACCTCTACTGAACCCACTTATTTACAGCTTAAGGAATAAGGATATTCAAAAAGCTATAGTGAAACAGATAAACTACAAAATAATGCACATATTTAGGTAG